From the Debaryomyces hansenii CBS767 chromosome F complete sequence genome, the window GCATTGTCCATAGCCCTACCCATCAAAAACTCTAAAGACAAGTAGTATACCCGCTTACCATCGTGAATTGTTTGTTTCTGTTGTGTATTGGCCCAATCAATTAACAATTCGTCCCTAATTGTATTTGAAGCAGCCTGATACGCACCTAAATTATCACAGTTGTACATATTTCTAGCCAACGTAATTTCAACATGTTTGATGAATTCCTCCtcgaatttttcattatcattcaaCGGGGTGTTCTTCTTTGTCTCTTCATCCTTAAATCTCTTCTCCTTAACGTCAAAAGGCTTTAAATGTGTGTGCtttttccaaatcttcttcgAAGATTCAGGGATCGATGTATCAAGAGCGATAATCTGATTGGGAGTGAATCCCGTATTTGTTCTAGTTAATTTTGGCTGTGGCAATTCAGAAGGAGTCAAGTAGTCACCCATTCTATAGTTCTTCTAATTATACTCTTCaatgaataaaattcaCCTTGGAATAAttaatatgtatatatatatatatatatatatggaTTGCTCTATTCAGGGAAATATGGCTCAATCGGGTGAAACCCAAATGTGGAACCACCTTCGGGTAATGCAAGCCCATTTGGTGAATAATCACCCGTGGTGCAAA encodes:
- a CDS encoding DEHA2F22396p (no similarity), whose amino-acid sequence is MNKIHLGIINMYIYIYIYMDCSIQGNMAQSGETQMWNHLRVMQAHLVNNHPWCKIPLLPAQVSCISCYIFYPCTMTCTSSSLHKLS